The sequence GGGCATGATGTTCCCGTCACAGTGATGGAAGAGCTGTATCCCCGCTTCAAGCAGTGGTTCAATAGAATAACGGGCATGTTTCCAATAACGTTGTTTTAAGAAACGTGGGGAAACCATGGGTGACTTATTATCGCAAATATCGTGTCCGCAAAATAGCATGGGGATAAAGTCCATTTCTTTGAATAATTCCACAAGTTCTTTATTCTTCTCCCGAGCAATAACAGCATCCGCCCAGAAAATTTTCTCCACTTCATCTGGATATAGTCCACAAGCCTCGAGGAATGCCTTGTATCCATATTGGAAATAGAGTGCGAAATTTGCAACCGCTTCCCAATGAGTAGGAATCAATTCGATTCCCTTCATCTTGGGCAGAAACGTCTGATACCCCTTTAAACAATCCTCTTTGTACTTGCCGTATGGGAAGTCTTTGAGGACACCCTCCTCAGTGTTGGGTATTTTCTCAGCCCTTTCAAGTAGGTCTTCTGGCATGAAATGTTCAAAATTATGCTCTTCGACACTACCCTGCCGCATTTCCTCTTCGGAATGAGGAATGATCGCTGTAAAGACGATAGCATCCACCCCGAGCCGCAAATTCGCCTCGACCACCCCCGCAAAGGCATCCTTCATAAATATATCGAGTGGCATTCCCGCAATTTGCGCAATATTGCTTGCCCCGAGATTCCATCCACCAAACATGGGAATCCGGTCAACAGGCTCTTCATTGAGTTGTGCTAAAATTCTTTCTTTTCGAGTCATAGGTTTTCCTTTCCCTACATCATGTTCTAATCTGCAAAGCTTTAAAGCCAGAAGAGAAGAAATCCTTTTTTAAACCAGACGAACTTCATCCTTTCAGGAAGGTTTCCGCGCAATAAAGTCTATTTGCAAATAGTGATTATTCCCGCTTATATACTGGCCATACACTCCTTCTCTATATATGCAACCACTCTATAAATACCGCCCGGTTACCCGAGACCTTGAAACCCGTGATGTCGTCCGCGCCTCAGTTATCCGTGTCGCCATTCGCAAACAAGGCAAATCCTCAATCACCTTTGATTCCTTCGCCGCATCAAAACTCTTTGGATTTATTTGCTCCGGCGACGCCGACATGGTGAATTACAAAAAGAAATTCGGGGATGGAGAAGAAATCCCGGGAACACTCAAATTAGATATCCTCTCAGACGATGTCATCCGTGTACGGTATGCAGAGGAAAATGAGGTTCCTGAAAATCAAACAGCCATGCTCGACTGCCATCTCTCGGGCCCGAAGAAATGCAAGATCAAGGTAGAGAAAACAAAATACCAAGCCTCTATTTTAGTCGAAGGCAGTAAAGAACAAAAAGTTTCCAGAGAAAATACCCAAGTCATCATCGAGACGGCCAAGGTCAGGGTTCTCATTGATTATGAACCGTACCGCCTCACGGTCACCGATCTCAAGGGTAAAAAAATCTGTGGTGTCAGCGGAGCTGAAAAAAACCATTTTGGCACCTGGGACACGATCGGCACATCCATTTGTAGAACTATGGACTCCCAATCACCGATCGCCGCGGAGAGCTTTGATCTCGAAACCGATGAATGCATTTACGGTCTCGGTGAAAAATTCCTCAAACTCAATAAAGTCGGCCAAACCCTCGACCTTTGCATGCAAGACGGCCTCGGTGTTTATTCTCCCCGTACCTATAAAAATGTGCCGTTCCACGTCTCCACCCATGGTTACGGGGTGTTTTTTAACCACCACAGTATGATGACTTATTGGGTCGGCAGCAGTGGAGCCGCTGATATCCAAGTCGCAGCGGCAGACGACTTCCTCGATTATTTCCTGATGTTTGGCCCCATTTCTAAGGTTCTTTCCCTTTACACTGATATTACGGGGAAAGGTCAAATGCCCCCAGCATGGACTTTTGGTTATTGGCAGGCAAAATTCTCCTACCGCTCAGCCATCGAAACCCTCGAGGTGGCGCGCAAATTGCGCGAGAATAAAGTACCCTGTGACGTTATCCACGTGGATACTGATTGGTTCAAGAAAGACTGGCACTGTGACATGGAATTCGATCCGGTTGACTTCCCCGATCCGGAGGGTTGGCTCAAGGAGCTGAAAGAAAATGGTTTTAATGTTTCTCTCTGGCAAATGCCTTATATCAAGGAGCCCAGCCCCCTCTTTAGCGAACTGGCTGCGGTGGATGGGTTCATTAAGACAAAAGATGGAGAAATCTATAATCTGCGCCCTGAATTCAATGAGGTGGCCGCGCCAATTGATTTCACTAATCCTAAAGCCGTAGAAATCTTTAAAAGGTATTGCGCCAGAATCTTGAGAATGGGTGTGCGTTGTATCAAAACTGATTTTGGTGAGGAAGCCCCCACCGATGGAGTGTATCATAATGGCTTGGACGGTACCCATAACCATAATCTCTACCCGCTCATTTATAATAAAGCTGCTTTCGAAGTGACAGAGGAAGTCCATGGCCCCGGAAACGGCGTCGTCTGGGCGCGTTCAGCCTGGGCGGGAAACCAACGTTATCCCCTACACTGGGGTGGCGATGTCTCTCCCCTCTGGGAAGCCCTCGGACCGCAACTCGCAGGGGGACTGTCTTTTGGATTGTCCGGATTCCAATTCTGGAGCCATGACATCGGTGGATTCCTTGGGGAAACCGCTGACCATAAGCTCATGACCCGTTGGCACCAGTTTGGTTGTTTGAATTCCCATGCGCGTAATCATGGTTGTGGCGAACGCGAAATCTACCGTTTACCTAAGAAATACTTTAAACTTTGCCGGGACGCTATCCGTCTCCGTTATAAATTACTCCCCTATATCATGGGCCAATCCTACCAGTGTGTGGAGTCGTCCCTGCCCGTGCTTAGGGCTATGGCCGTGGATTTCCAAAATGATCCGAATACTTGGAATCTCGCCGATCAATACATGTTTGGCGTTCACCTGCTTGTCGCTCCCGTCTTTAGCAAGGATGACTCCCGTCGTTTCTACCTGCCCGCAGGCGAGTGGACAGACTGGTGGACCGGAAGAATAGTCACGGGAAATCAATGGATCACACAGACAAATATTCCACTGAGCCGTTTTCCCCTCTACATCAAAGAAGGCGGCATCATCGGTTTACAACCCGTAATGAATTATGTGGATGAGAAAAAGGTCGATACCTTGATCCTTCGGATCGCTCCATTGAGCAGCAAGGGAGTCACCACGACCACTTTGATTGTTAACGGCAAAAAAGTCCCCGTTACTTATCAGTCTGTGAAAGGCAAACACTTGGTCACTGTCGGGAAAGGCGAATTCTCAGTCAAGATCGAAGGTTCCCTCTCCAAAAAAGCTAAAATAACGCGCCGTTAGATTGATTGGCTTTTTTAGAAGACTGTAAAAAATATCTTATCGCAAAAGGACACGCAATTTGCTTTTTTAATGGATCATACCCCCTATGGCTAATTATCAAGACAGATTCGAGCAGAATGTGACCGGCGGCTATTACGTCGACCGGACCTGTGTCCATTGCAAGCTTTGCATGTCGATTGCCCCGGATCATTTCACCCAGCAAGGTTTTGCCGGATTCGTCATACAGCAACCCTCCACAGACAGGGAAGAAGCCCTTTGTGAAGTAGCCATGGATAGTTGCCCCGTCAACGCCATCGGCGACGACGGCAATAAAAAAGGCTAACCATTATCCCGGTTAGCCTATTGGTTTTCCCTATAGCCTATTCCACTAAATCTTATTGTGTGTCCCGTCACAGAACGCGCCATTATGAGAGTGTTTGCATCCGCACCACCAGACTTTTTTGGCTTCGGTAATCTCTACTTTAAGAGGAAGGATATCAGTCCCTTTATGGGATCCGTCACAAAAAACCTTGTTTTTAGCTAAGCCACAAGCACAAAAGAAATATGTACCCGGCTCCATATCCATTTCAATCGGCGCCTTTTGCGCAATATGCGGTTCTGACATGATATTATCTCACCCTATTTCGTTTTCTTGGATTTTGAGGCATGAACCTTTGCCGCTACTTTCAGGCGCAGGCCATTCAATCGGATAAATCCGGTGGCATCATCTTGGTTATAGGCTTTTGTCGGATCCGCATCCATCGTGGCAATTTGCGGGTTGTAGAGGCTCACGGGACTCTTACGCCCCGCTACCATGATATTTCCCTTATAAAGTTTCACCTTCACTGTTCCGGTCACATTCTTTTGCGACTCGGTAATGGCGGCTTGGAGGAATTCACGTTCAGGGGCAAACCAGAATCCGTAATAAATCAGTTCAGCATATTTCGGAATCAACCCATCACGGATGTGCATGACTTCGCGGTCCATCGTGAGTGTTTCCATCTGGCGGTGGGCAAACATCAGGATTGATCCGCCGGGGGTTTCATACACACCACGGCTTTTCATCCCGACAAAACGGTTCTCGACCAAGTCAACACGGCCTACACCATGTTTACCCCCGAGTTTATTGAGTGTTTTCATGACTTGAAGAGGGTTCATGGCCTTACCATTGACGGCCACACAATCTCCCTTCACAAAATCCAAGGTCACATACTCGGCCTTGTCTGGCGCATCTTCAGGGGAAACAGAGAGTTTATACATGTCCTTGTATTTCGGATCGAACGCATCAAGCCAAGGATCTTCCATAATCCCGGCCTCATAACTAATGTGGAGCAAATTACGATCCATCGAGTAGGGCTTCTTTGCACTAGCCTCGACAGGAATTTTTTTGCGTGCGGCATACTCGATCATTTCAGCACGTCCGGGAAAATCATGGCGGAAATGGGCATCACGCCATGGGGCGATAATCTCGATATCGGGTGCCAAGGCTGCGGCAGCCAGCTCAAAACGGACTTGGTCATTACCTTTTCCAGTCGCTCCGTGGGCAATGGCATCAGCACCTTCTTTCACCGCGATTTCCACCATGCGTTTGGCGATGAGAGGCCGGGCGATACTCGTCCCGAGGTAGTATTGCCCCTCATAAACTGCATTAGCCTGGATCATCGGATAAATAAAGTCCTTGGCGAATTCCTCCTGGAGATTGTCGATATAACATTTGCTTGCACCCGTTTTGAGCGCTTTTTTATTAAGTCCTCTAAGCTCCTCCTCCTGCCCTACATCCGCACAAAATGCGATAATTTCTGCGTCGTGGCGGTCTTTCAACCATGTCAATAGGACGGAAGTATCCAGTCCACCGGAATAAGCGAGTACGATTTTCATAAGCAACCACAGTCATAAACAACTCCGCCAGCGAATCAATGACAAAAACGGCCCGATCCCGGATTGTAACGGAAACGGGCCGAAAGTGTATAATGGCAATCAAACGTTACTTCTGGGTTGTCCTCAAAACCTCATACTTGGCATGATCATCTTTGTGAGTGCGGGTAACGCTATAGGGGTCATATTTAACTGGGCATCCCGGTGAGTTTTATTCACCTCAAAAATCGGAATCAGCCCCGAGCACATCACCTGCACGATCAAACCCCCTTGAACTACCGCAAACAAAATCCGATGGCCTCAAAATAGGTCAACGCTTAATCGCGAGGATTGTTTTGACGATTGGAAAATCTTAATTCTCCCCGTCAACGGTAACCGTCAACTCTACACTTTTGGCAGGTGGAATATCTTTCTCCCAAGGACGGCCATAGAAGAAATGGATTGTTTTTTTGCCAAATGATACCGTTTCGAAAGGAAACTCGAAATACCCAGGGGCTCCGACGACATCGGAATTATTTTTAGAATGGAAGAACTGGTATTTACCTCCAGAAATAACAACTTTAGAGCCCTTGAGAGCAGTATAATTCCACAAGTAACCTGTTGTAGGATTACCTTTGAGCCTCACCCAGAAAACTTTCCCTTTAGGTAATGTGACCTTCTTTTTGCTTTCACCTTCCCGGAGATTAACAATAATCCTTTTATTATCTATTTGCGAATCTGTGGACTGGGCAACTAGCCTGAAAAATGAGGAATTTAATCCCAGCAAGACCAATAAAAGGGAGAAACGGATGGAAGAAGTCATTATAGAATCCTAACAAAAAGACTTCTTACAAACAACGTTATTTTCCGGGGTT comes from Verrucomicrobiota bacterium and encodes:
- a CDS encoding glycoside hydrolase family 31 protein, with amino-acid sequence MQPLYKYRPVTRDLETRDVVRASVIRVAIRKQGKSSITFDSFAASKLFGFICSGDADMVNYKKKFGDGEEIPGTLKLDILSDDVIRVRYAEENEVPENQTAMLDCHLSGPKKCKIKVEKTKYQASILVEGSKEQKVSRENTQVIIETAKVRVLIDYEPYRLTVTDLKGKKICGVSGAEKNHFGTWDTIGTSICRTMDSQSPIAAESFDLETDECIYGLGEKFLKLNKVGQTLDLCMQDGLGVYSPRTYKNVPFHVSTHGYGVFFNHHSMMTYWVGSSGAADIQVAAADDFLDYFLMFGPISKVLSLYTDITGKGQMPPAWTFGYWQAKFSYRSAIETLEVARKLRENKVPCDVIHVDTDWFKKDWHCDMEFDPVDFPDPEGWLKELKENGFNVSLWQMPYIKEPSPLFSELAAVDGFIKTKDGEIYNLRPEFNEVAAPIDFTNPKAVEIFKRYCARILRMGVRCIKTDFGEEAPTDGVYHNGLDGTHNHNLYPLIYNKAAFEVTEEVHGPGNGVVWARSAWAGNQRYPLHWGGDVSPLWEALGPQLAGGLSFGLSGFQFWSHDIGGFLGETADHKLMTRWHQFGCLNSHARNHGCGEREIYRLPKKYFKLCRDAIRLRYKLLPYIMGQSYQCVESSLPVLRAMAVDFQNDPNTWNLADQYMFGVHLLVAPVFSKDDSRRFYLPAGEWTDWWTGRIVTGNQWITQTNIPLSRFPLYIKEGGIIGLQPVMNYVDEKKVDTLILRIAPLSSKGVTTTTLIVNGKKVPVTYQSVKGKHLVTVGKGEFSVKIEGSLSKKAKITRR
- a CDS encoding ferredoxin, encoding MANYQDRFEQNVTGGYYVDRTCVHCKLCMSIAPDHFTQQGFAGFVIQQPSTDREEALCEVAMDSCPVNAIGDDGNKKG
- a CDS encoding CDGSH iron-sulfur domain-containing protein, which translates into the protein MSEPHIAQKAPIEMDMEPGTYFFCACGLAKNKVFCDGSHKGTDILPLKVEITEAKKVWWCGCKHSHNGAFCDGTHNKI
- a CDS encoding argininosuccinate synthase, whose amino-acid sequence is MKIVLAYSGGLDTSVLLTWLKDRHDAEIIAFCADVGQEEELRGLNKKALKTGASKCYIDNLQEEFAKDFIYPMIQANAVYEGQYYLGTSIARPLIAKRMVEIAVKEGADAIAHGATGKGNDQVRFELAAAALAPDIEIIAPWRDAHFRHDFPGRAEMIEYAARKKIPVEASAKKPYSMDRNLLHISYEAGIMEDPWLDAFDPKYKDMYKLSVSPEDAPDKAEYVTLDFVKGDCVAVNGKAMNPLQVMKTLNKLGGKHGVGRVDLVENRFVGMKSRGVYETPGGSILMFAHRQMETLTMDREVMHIRDGLIPKYAELIYYGFWFAPEREFLQAAITESQKNVTGTVKVKLYKGNIMVAGRKSPVSLYNPQIATMDADPTKAYNQDDATGFIRLNGLRLKVAAKVHASKSKKTK
- a CDS encoding protease inhibitor I42 family protein; protein product: MTSSIRFSLLLVLLGLNSSFFRLVAQSTDSQIDNKRIIVNLREGESKKKVTLPKGKVFWVRLKGNPTTGYLWNYTALKGSKVVISGGKYQFFHSKNNSDVVGAPGYFEFPFETVSFGKKTIHFFYGRPWEKDIPPAKSVELTVTVDGEN